AGTTCTGAGTTATTTTTACATTAAAGGTTCAAACGTTGGTTTAATACACTTGAAAATTATGATCTTCTTTGGGATACATTGGACATTATTCACAGAATAGGTCATAATGATTGTAGGAGTAATTAAacgaaattaaatattttccttgttcattaatttttttatcctACACTCTAACCCAAACATTAACAAAGGCACAACTCATTCGTGTTTGTCTTCCTCATAccagaaaaaaaaaccaaaaaacttTAATAATTGTAACAATCTTACATGGATTCAGCCCAAGTCCTCTGTGAATCAATGTGGAGTTAATCGGCAAAAAGAGGGCCCTTGAAAATCTCTCCCAGGGACTCCATCCCAGGTTATATGTCTCCCACCttatttataaaattacaatGTAGTTAACCTTTACAGACACCATATATTCTTCACGATTATTAAAAACGTTGatattcatattaatttttaaCCTCATTACCAATTTTTGTGTGGAATTGATTGAACATTACAATGCATGATTTCTCTTTAAAAAATGGAATCCTCTAGAGTTGTTGAACGTTTCACATTAACCAAAGGTAGACATCAAATTTAAAAATTGGTAAAGTTTATACTGAGTTATAATATGTTAGCATATGACTGAAGTTAGTTGAAAAGAAATGATAAATCTTGCTAATTATAATTTAGCTGAATCTATAGTTAAAAACAAGAATTTTATTAATAGGTTATGTCTGCCATTaacaaagggaaaaaaaataaGTTGTATGTATGTGGATTCAAATTGGGGTGTAGAGATGGTATTCAACTATAAATTCATGAATGGCTTGGATTTCTCATATGTCAGGTAAATGTTCAGAAAATAGTTGTAGTTATTTTTAATGTTGGGAGTGAAACTTAATGTAACTCAACTTCTATAGGTACAAAATGAAAATAGGAAAATATTAACCAACATCTTATAACTACTTTATTGGATCAACAGGTAATTACTTCTTTTATAATCAACAACAATAAGGCAAATAAATATTACAAGAttattaaacaaaatatatgtaATCAGTAAAGGTGATACGATTGTTTTATATTGATATCTATGTGAAATTATACCTCCTTAGTTAAACTCATACTAGGAGTTGATTTATTTATACACTCTTTAACACTGAAATCCTTTATTTTGGTTATATTTAACAGGGCGGGGAGTGAAATGGTTTTTTATAATGGAGAAGAGAATGTGGACGAGGAATTGCAGATCAGTGAAATGGAAGAAATATAACAACTATATGGAGAAAATAATTTTGAACCGCGAACGTTTCTAGGACCGGATTCGGCAGATTCTGAGGACCCAACTGTGTTGGATGAGGAAGGAGAGGGAATTTTTTCAAAGTACAGAATCTTTGAAAACCCACTAGAATTGAGTAAGAACACCCTAATAGGCCATGTTTTTGAGACACTAGACCTTGCAGAggaatttatatatgtatatggaaGAGTGATTGGATTTAGCATTCGAAAGGGTCACATGAGGAAGAATAGCGCTGGCCAGATTCGCAAGCGAGAGTGGGTGTGCTCTAGGGAAGGGTCTAGGTTAGAGGTAGATTTAAATAGGcaggataaaaaaaaaaggaaccgAAGAAAATTAACAGAGTCTGTTGTAAGGTTGCATTCCAGGTTAATCTGATTAAGTGTAGTGGTAAATGGAGTTGCAAGGAGTTCTTAACAGAACACTCACATCCGGTCACCATCGTGACCACAAGAAGTGTCTACGGTCCAATAGGTTTGTGTCACTTGGTGAACTTCAGCAAGCGAAGTCAATGAAGGATGCAAGTGTTAGAACATGCCACATAATGTCGTACATGGTCGACAAGGTGGGGGGTTATCATAAGTTGTCGTTCACGGTGAAAGACTTATACAATCGTATGTTTGCTACAACAAACGTGCAGTTTGCAGGATCGAACGCGGGTCATGCTGTCGGGTATCTAGAGCATAAAGCTGATCATGACCCGAGATTTTATGGAATATTCTTGTACAACAACAAAAGAcgacttttgatttttttttttgggtggaCAGGAAGTCAAGATTAAACTATGAGATGTATGGACATGCAATCGCATTTGACTCAACATATAAGACCAATAGTTATGGCAAATCATGACTTATATGGGTGGGAGTCAACAACCATTTCAGGACTACCATACTAGGCCTTGCAATTCTCACAAATGAGTATGCAAGCAACTACATGTGGGCTACACGAGCCTTTTTAGAATGTATGGATGAGGCTCAACCCAAAACTATTGTCACCGATGGCGATGAGGCGATTGCAACAGCAATAGAGGCTTTGATCCCAAATGCAACCCACTGCCTTTGTTATTGGCATATGCACAACAAAGCTGTTAAGAAGGTGAAAGACCCAAGTTTCAGCGAAAGCCTAACAAAGCTGGTGTTCAAGTATTATGATGTTGACGAGTTTGAGGAGAAATTCAGTGAAGTTATGATACAGTATGGGTTGTAGGGAAAGAAGTATGGTGCTAAATTGTACAATACAAGACATAAATGGGTAGAGACCTACTTGAGAGGGAAATTTTTCTGTGGCATGTCAACCACCCAACGTAACAAAGGTATTAATGTCAttctgaagaaaaaattgaactAGAAGTTGAAGCTATATGAATTTGTGAGGGCCCTTGACATGGCCCTTTCATGGGTCAGGCATCGCGAAGCAACCGATGATTATGAGACTGCACACATCACCATAATTAGGAGTGACAAACTTACCAGTTATGGAGGAAGAACTTTCAAGGATATATACAAGGAATATGTTTTTTTAAGGTTAGACGAAAAATGTCAAAGGAAGGCAACTACACTGTACTCACAAAAACAATCATGGAGGGTGCTATAATGATGAAACTCCACAAGTTTCGTTGGGGACCAAGCCGGCCAGTCTATGCAACTTTGGCTCATGACCTTTTTGTCTGTGAATGCCAATATTTTCTTACATTTGGGATACCATGTAGGCATATGTTTGCCGCAATGAAGCACCTAGACATGGGACACATGCCAAAGTCACTTATTGTGACGCAGTGGACAATTGAAGCTCAGTCGGGAGAGATTTCAATATGGAATGATAGTTGTATTCATAGTGATAAAACCACACTCCAAAAGGCTAGGTTTGGAGAAATAAGTAATCGAATGAATGAGGTTGCCTTCCTCGCGAGTAGGACCGACTATGCACATCGTATGGTTACACTCGAAATTGATCGAATTTGTGCAACATTGAAAGAAGCTTTAGTGATTGGTGGAGATAGTTGCACGTCCAACCTCCGTATGCATAGGGCTTCCCAGTTCATTGTGCAAGACCCAAAATTCACCAAATCTAAGGGGACTGGGAAAATAGCAGGAACAAGAAATAGTGTCGGTAGGAAATGTAGTTTATGCAAAAAGGCTGGTCACAACAAGTTAACATGCCCTAAAAGACTTAAGGGAAAGGAATAGTGTGTCTATTCCGAAGATTctgaaaatgaagaagatgacaaATATGCAAATCATGAAGAGGGCAGTCATCAATGGCCAGAAAACAAAACATTCaattttgaagaagatgaagtGGGAGGCAGTCAAGGAAGAGAGTTTGACTTCAAAGCTTAGTGATTGGTGACCATATTGCGTGGTAGATGAAGAACCATATGACTACGGTTCAAATCGGTGGAGTAATAGGATTTCTCAAGGTTAGATTCACACCGTAATTACAAAATGTTTGGTTGAGTgatatcataattttttttgtattgttGTTAATATTGAACACTATGTTATAAATTTGTAGCAAAACTCATATGCGGAATACTTGGTCAGCATTTCTGCCGATATGGAGGTTTGTCATGGTcttataatgataaaaatagagTCTCAGGATCTTTAATGGTTGCATGTTATTTATATTTTGCAACTGTACTTATGCTGATATTAAATAGTCTTTACCTTATAATAggtaaacatatttttattatttattttctgaaCTCTACGTGAACGGGCATTCCATAGCTCTATGATACATAGACAGGAAATATCAGTTTCCGTAGGTTCATATAGTAACGGGCATTGTTCCATTCGaaatgtcataaaaaaaattcaaaaattacaaataaaaaagaTTAAATTTTAACTAAATGTAATACATCAAATTGGCAAAATCTTATCCAAAAATTACAATAATTATGCTGGAGTATACTGAAAACTAGAAAATACACTAATCACatttgaaatgaaaaaataaaaatcaaattgaAGCCAACACCACAGCCACCTAGCCTTCACCGCTAGTCGATTCATGCCTTGTTCATAAAACACAAATTGCTTCAATGTGTCTTCTTCCAAAATTTGACTTTGCTAAAAAATTAAAGTAGTTCATAAAAGAAGtcctgaaaaataaaaataaacgtAGTTCAAATACAAAACTAGGCCATACTAGAACTACCTTTTTTCCCCTTTCACTATGTCCAAACTTTTAAAAGTAGCCTAAGTAGAATAAAGTCAAATATAACCATGATTAGTGCACTACTTGATCTACAGAGTGCAGCAAGCCTATATACACTTAATATATAGTTTAAAAAAGGATGGGAAAGACAATAACAGAGTTCTCTCTCACTCAAGTAGATAACAGAGTTTAACCCAAATTATATCCACTGTTCATTGATACAGTAATTAACTTAGATTCCCGTACCCATCACCCTATGTAGCCATAACCAATATGAATACATGGTTTATCTTCTCTAGATCAATCACTACCAAGTAGAGTATATACAGAAAGTAATAAACTAGCAAAACAGAGATATCGAAGCCCATAAATCGAACCACGTTGCAGTCGAAGTCGAAGGCCATAAATAGTTGAAAAAAAATATGTTAGAGAAAGAGAAATAGTGAATGAGAAGAAGAGAGGCTCACCAGGAACAAAAAATAAAGCTAGATCTGGGTTTTGTTGAAAATAAATTAAACCCAACCACATCCAACCTCACCATTGTACAACATCACCTCTGTGGTCCAACCTTGTCGCTGAGTGCCCGTCCTCGTCGCTACTCCCCTAGCCATGCACCTCTATCCAGCAAGATGTGCTGAACTGGGTGGCTggtaatgaagaaaaagaagaagaagacgcagaagaaagaagaaggaaagtcCTGGAAATGAACAGGAAACAAAGAATGGGaaaaaaactttatttatttttatttctgtttaGTTAATTGGTTTACATgttttaagtttaaaaaaaaatgttaataaaCAGAAAATAGGAGCAGGCCCATAACATGGTACCAATATTTAAAAGAGCATAGGCCCATAAAATTTTCAAACAAAAGGTGTGTTTGCAAACTAAAGTCTTTCACCAGTTATTGCAGAAGCCCAATCATAAATGGGCCAAATAAGTTGTCAATGCCTACCCTTTCCATGTTCAACATCTACACATCGATACCCTCTTCACAGTCCTCATCAATGCTTGCCATGGTCGACTGGTGAGGTAGGCACGTGAATTTAATATCTGAAGTATTTTCATCATCCATTTTTCGTGGTACAGTCGACAAAAATTTACTCCCATTTCAAAAGAGACAAAGATTTACCGTCCCTTGTTAAGGTTCACAAGTCTCCATTGGGAGAGGCACTTCAGCCTATTATTCACACCAGCCTCCTCCTGATCGACCACCGGACCATGTAAGTACTAAATGCATTTGTTAGCATCCTTATGgttttatttaatttgtgttaTAATGTTTCATGAagtaaaacataattttttttttatttatgatcGTGGTTCTAGATTTTTTTAATGATAACAATAATtgttttaaactttatttttttaatcaaaaccCCTGCTTTGTCTTAATCGTTATTACACGACTAAAGATCTTTACAATCTAGGTGTTAAACTTATTATTGTACCCCTGCTTTATTAATTTGTGATGTCGCATTGTGCAAATACTAGACCAAATGAAGCGCAGACACAGCTTATGCGAAACAGAAGATGAAAAGGACATGAACAAAGTCTGGTATGGAACAAATGAGGAAGTCGTAAGTACCTCCTCAACCAACCAAAAGAAAATAGATTCCTACATGACAAGAAAATTCCTCAGCCATGAATTAGTTGTCCGACAAGGCCAACATGGTATTCGGTGGCAAAAAACATCACCCTCTAAGAATTATTTGACCACAGTGCGATTGCATGAGGATTCCCACATATCACAAAAGGTAAATATTGATAATTTCAACTGGGTTTTTGTGATTGAGGGGGCAATTTAATGTTTATTGTCATTTATTGATATAGTGTTGCATATTTAATGTTTCAAAACCACTAACGTTATTCAATCAATCCACTAACATATGTTATAAATCCAGACAAATTTACTGGACATTATAGGACCAGGGAATTCTCTACTTGTGTTGAAGTGGTATAATATCCTACCGTCACCAATTAGAGAATGAATTAGAGTTGCTGGTATGCATGCCTTAGTTGATGGAATCAATCAGTTTGAGATTGACCCACTCATTCAAGCGCTGGCATCAAAATGGGGATACAACACACACATTCATTTTTGAAGTTTTCGGGGAGATGACGTTAACTCCAACAGATTTTAGTGCATTTCTGGCCTACCGATGTACGGGAAAGTTCTGAAAATGAACAAGAGGGTACATAGAAACCTAAATTTGTTGAGGACCTtggttggagaacctttggcactcCTCAAAAAAAGTAGAGCGGAAGTTAGTTGGTTGTACTCTGTTTATAAGAACATGCCTTTGAATACTGGAAAAGATTGTGATAGACTTGCTAGGGTGTTCATATTAGCACTATTGGGATCAACTCTGTTTGCACGTCGTAACAACATGGTCCACCTATACTACATTCCTTCTTTAGAATGTATTGCAGACATACCTAATTTCAATTGGGGTAGTGCTGGGTTGGCTTTCGCATACCAACAAATGGATGACTTGTGCAGACATAATGCATACTGCATAGGAGGACTCTGGAAAACTTGGGAGGtaaatataagttcaatattaAATGTCAAGTTCATTTTTAAACTAGTTTTGACATGTGTTTTGTATATTGAATTACAACACATAACCAATTCTTTTTTATTTCAACCTGGCAGGTCTGGGGGAGAGAGTACCTCCCATGTCTTCGTGTCACACCCCAATCAATATTGTCAAAATTCTTCCCGTGTAATCTACTATGGTGTCATTGCCCACCCCCGACAATGGATCCACATGTTTTGTTGAAGTACTATAGAGGAAAATTAAGTCGCCTGACTTTGGAAGAGGTAACGAAGATCTAAATATCTTTATCAGGTTAAATGGGGAAGATGGGGACCGTAAAATACAACTTAATATTGGGAACTAACAAACAAACATACCTATTGCTGATTAGATTGATTGGTGTCCATGGGGAGAAGATGACATCCGCCCTTACTATGTAGCCCAAAGTGATGAAGTGAATACGTGTCGGATACTAGTAGTTGGACCAGACGGTGGAGAGTGGTATTTGGCGGAGCGAGTCACTAGGCAATCAACTCGTGTCAAGTGTGTGTGTATTCCAAATCTCCCCCAAAGTCAATGCTCTGCAAGGAGAAGCTAGTAATTATTATGAAGTCGTGGTGATTGACTAGAAAAAATGCAGAATATTTCCTGGAGGAGACAACAGTGAAGAATATGGATAAATATAGAAATCAAGTTTTGAGCACAACCAATAAGATGAAggtaaaacaacaaaaaatagtTGTTTGCACAACCAAACATTGTTTAATTATTACCTAGGAGTTGGGTTATTTAACATATCAAAAAAGTGATCCAAATATTTTGCTACTATCTACTTCTTTCGCAGGAAACAAATCCAACAATCATTAGTAACTTCAAAACTAGTTTGGAGAATCCTCTTCCACAATGTGGTTTGGAGGTACaagtttttatattatttacatttATATGGTTCAAACTTTTAATGTAAGATATATCTCATTATATATACTGTGTGACCTAGATGAAAAGAGGAAGACAGGAACTCCTAAACAATATGGAGGGCTTTGGTGAAAGACTAATACACCAAATTACAACTAATGCCCATGTTGTGGAGGAATACAAAGGAATCCTTCAAACTGTCCAAAAGGAAATGGTAGTACATTCCATTCAACAACTCTTTATTTTATGAGTTTTCTGATCATCGTCATCCATCAAAGTCGATAGGCATATTctaaaaaactgaccaattttcttTTTATGTTAGGAGACAAACTCGAAAGGGGTTGAAGTTGATAATGATGAAGGAGAATCAATGTCGAATAACGTACACCTTTGACATGTTTCAACATAGAAATTTACAAACCATTGCTCCCAAAAATAATCTCATCCGCTTATTAGGCCTTTTCTATTTTACATTGCCAAGTGTACAATTTACTAAAGAAGGCAGAACTAATACTAAAATTTTCGTTAATAATTACTGTAATAACTCACCTAACCCCTTCAAATCTGATTTttgctttatttatttttcccATTTACATTCTTCTGAACCTCCTATTCGTTTATgttcattttaaatatatatatgcacttTGCTCTCTTAATGTGTTAACGTTAAAGCCGAGTGATACGAATTATAACTTCATTGATattgcataaaaaaaattcacatattatacaAATCTATTATTCTCATTATTTCTGTGTGATAATGGGGATGAATATTCACATCATAGCCCTAATAAGGCTACAACTAATTGGTCAAATAAACACAGACAagggttattaataaacaaaTCATTGTAGTACGTTGGGTGCTTAACAACATAAGAGTAAACATATTTCCCAACAATTTAGCTCATCTTCCGACTATGGTGTTATTTGTATAAACCATCATTTATTTTTGGTGGGCAGACTCTCATATCACCAAGTTACCAAACCAAGTCACCATATGTGCATTAcaccttttatgttttttttttataattaatgatttacttattttattgaggTTAGTTATATGAAAACGTAGAAGCAATTATAATCCTGTTTTAAAGTACACTAATTGACTAATCACCAGGATGTTCATGGATTCCTAACTCCAGCAAAAGTTAATGCCAATCAATTGATATTCTATCACCCCTCTACAGTCAGTTCTAAAGTTGAAATTGTTCTAACTGGGTGGCATATAAACCTCAATTCCAAATCAACCAAAATTAGCAACTTTATTCCTTTTATTTAACTACTCCATCGTCCCATTCCAAAGTAAAAAATCGAGGAAggttgataaacgagttttagactcgTTAATCTATGTGTTTTTAGGTTAAGGAACAGTGTtgttttttgttctattttatgcTTCTTTTTGTATGTTTTCAAGTATAGAAGGGCTTGGGAGACGTAGGTGTGCATATGTGGTGAAAAAACCGACAAAATGAAAAAAGTTGGTGGAAAACAGTGTTTCCGGGCAATTGCTGCGACCGCAGGAAGAAGACGCTGCGGCCGCAATTCCAATGAAGAAAAGCATTCCTAGGGAATTCCTGTGACCGCATGAATAGGATTATGTGGCCGTAAGTCCAGAGAACATAGGCATTTCTATGGCTGATTTCTGCGACCGCAGGGAGAGTATTCTGCGGCCGCAATTCCATAGAAGAAAGGCATTCCTACGCAATTACTGCGACCGCAGGAATAGGATTATGCGGCCGCAAGTCCAGAGAACATAGGCATTTAAAAGgtattcctgcgaccgcaggaataaGAGTCTGCGGCCGCAAGTCCAGCGAACATAGGCATTTACAAGGTATTCCTGCGACTACAGGAAGAGTATTATGCGGCCGCAATTCCAGAGAATATAGCCATTTATATTGTAATCGTGCGACCGCAAAAAATGACCTCTTGCGACCGTATGAGCTGTGTAGAAGTGTGAAAATC
The Humulus lupulus chromosome 6, drHumLupu1.1, whole genome shotgun sequence DNA segment above includes these coding regions:
- the LOC133784815 gene encoding uncharacterized protein LOC133784815 codes for the protein MSKEGNYTVLTKTIMEGAIMMKLHKFRWGPSRPVYATLAHDLFVCECQYFLTFGIPCRHMFAAMKHLDMGHMPKSLIVTQWTIEAQSGEISIWNDSCIHSDKTTLQKARFGEISNRMNEVAFLASRTDYAHRMVTLEIDRICATLKEALVIGGDSCTSNLRMHRASQFIVQDPKFTKSKGTGKIAGTRNSVGRKCSLCKKAGHNKLTCPKRLKGKE